In Romboutsia lituseburensis, a genomic segment contains:
- a CDS encoding GNAT family N-acetyltransferase has translation MHNSNNFKMKTLETSRCILRPISLEDAPYLFDYYQNDIVVKYLPFKPHKTISDTKKFIKLFFLKNYKEGKIGHYAIVLKEENIVVGNVGFNNISPSSKEGEMGICINPYYWGHNLSTELAKEMIRYGFEDLGLQKIFAITFEDNKYSQKPLEILGFNYTKTFNKKLYSKNKYVKCHRYEMLRSSYIKNKLKLNKKG, from the coding sequence ATGCACAACTCTAACAATTTTAAAATGAAAACTTTAGAGACTTCAAGGTGCATTTTAAGACCTATTTCTTTAGAAGATGCACCTTACTTATTTGATTATTATCAAAACGATATTGTAGTAAAGTACTTACCATTTAAGCCACATAAAACAATATCAGATACGAAAAAATTCATAAAATTATTCTTCTTAAAAAATTACAAAGAAGGTAAGATAGGTCATTATGCAATAGTTTTAAAAGAAGAAAATATAGTAGTGGGTAATGTAGGATTTAACAATATATCACCATCATCTAAAGAGGGAGAGATGGGTATTTGTATAAATCCATATTATTGGGGGCATAATCTTTCAACTGAATTAGCTAAAGAAATGATTAGATATGGATTTGAAGATTTAGGGTTACAAAAAATTTTTGCAATAACTTTTGAAGATAACAAATATTCTCAAAAACCGTTAGAAATTTTAGGATTCAATTATACAAAAACATTTAATAAAAAATTATATTCTAAAAACAAATATGTTAAATGTCATAGGTATGAAATGTTAAGAAGTAGTTATATAAAAAATAAACTTAAACTAAATAAAAAGGGATGA
- a CDS encoding leucine-rich repeat domain-containing protein — MSIDINNNWIDSHLRFVLANSQNKDIEEITKDYLVTLRELDLSDCSIENLEGIQYATNLNSLNLSKNEIVDATLLSYLSRLTNLELSENRIEDVSFLINLKKLKSIGLDGNNISFIDNLKSLKNLSLINISNNKIKDLSFIETIHSKNVKVIATEQCVILQPIHIKYGENFLFKSPIFWNKETIVLLDNIQLDGKYTSLKTNKRPSLLYSISKILVENISSDCILKADFYHEVPFLKSGILSGILLQPIKVNLPSQNLGIYQNSEGVIYGKLQVRSLNQEEKYKFKNKLITLINSDGDKVSCLTDLNGSYKFNNLKNGRYTILFPFLNTHKYITPSLYVCNLKEGEILEVNAVTEKK; from the coding sequence TTGTCAATAGATATAAATAATAATTGGATAGATAGCCATTTAAGATTTGTCCTAGCAAATTCGCAAAATAAAGATATTGAAGAAATCACAAAGGACTATTTAGTTACACTTAGAGAATTAGATTTATCCGATTGTTCGATAGAAAACTTAGAGGGTATTCAATACGCTACAAATTTAAATAGTTTAAATTTAAGTAAAAATGAAATAGTAGATGCTACACTTCTTTCTTACTTATCTAGACTTACGAACTTAGAGCTTTCAGAAAACAGAATAGAAGATGTATCTTTTTTAATTAACTTAAAAAAATTAAAAAGCATTGGATTAGATGGAAACAACATATCCTTTATTGATAATTTGAAAAGTCTAAAAAACTTATCACTAATAAATATTTCAAATAATAAAATAAAAGATCTTTCCTTTATAGAAACTATACACTCTAAAAATGTAAAAGTTATAGCTACAGAGCAATGTGTTATTTTACAGCCTATTCATATTAAGTACGGGGAAAATTTTTTATTCAAGAGTCCTATTTTTTGGAATAAAGAAACTATAGTTTTATTAGATAACATTCAATTGGATGGAAAATATACTTCTTTAAAGACAAATAAAAGACCTTCTTTATTATATTCAATATCTAAGATACTAGTTGAAAATATCTCCTCAGATTGCATTCTTAAAGCTGATTTTTATCATGAAGTGCCTTTTTTAAAGTCTGGAATTTTAAGTGGGATCTTATTACAACCTATAAAAGTAAATTTGCCTAGCCAAAATTTAGGAATTTACCAAAACAGTGAAGGTGTTATTTATGGGAAACTGCAGGTAAGAAGCTTAAATCAAGAAGAAAAGTATAAGTTTAAAAACAAATTAATTACACTTATAAATAGTGATGGAGATAAAGTATCTTGTTTAACTGATTTAAATGGATCATATAAATTCAACAATCTAAAAAATGGAAGATATACAATACTATTTCCTTTCTTAAACACTCATAAATATATAACTCCTTCTTTATATGTATGCAATTTAAAGGAAGGAGAAATTTTAGAAGTGAATGCAGTAACTGAGAAAAAATAA
- a CDS encoding YitT family protein, whose amino-acid sequence MKKERVTGLIEFLGLIIGCISMAVGINTFLKPHTIAPGGLSGLSVVLNKATGISVSAIMLLIGIPLVIFAFKILGSKNSVKTLVGTVLFSLIVNVTSPLADLGATNDLLLSSISGAILLGIGIGIMFRVDASTGGTDLIALILSKKFPGIKPTKFMICLDAFVVISSGIASQNIEIALYSAIALYVVVKVADAIMEGFDYSKAFFIISNHSDDIKSVITRELDRGLTVLDGRGGYTNEEKQVLLVVVSKNQEVYLKKLVKTADPSAFIIVSNVHEVLGEGFKKLEN is encoded by the coding sequence ATGAAAAAAGAAAGGGTTACGGGTCTAATTGAATTTTTAGGTTTGATTATAGGTTGTATATCAATGGCAGTTGGTATAAATACGTTTTTAAAACCTCATACTATTGCTCCCGGAGGACTTAGTGGTTTATCTGTTGTTTTAAATAAAGCCACTGGGATATCGGTTTCAGCGATAATGTTATTAATAGGAATTCCATTAGTTATATTTGCATTTAAAATATTAGGTAGTAAAAATTCAGTGAAAACTTTAGTTGGAACTGTTTTATTTTCACTAATAGTAAATGTTACTTCTCCACTAGCTGATTTAGGGGCTACTAATGATTTATTATTGTCATCTATATCTGGCGCAATATTATTAGGTATTGGTATTGGCATTATGTTTAGGGTTGATGCATCTACAGGAGGTACAGATTTAATCGCTTTAATATTAAGTAAAAAATTCCCTGGTATAAAGCCTACAAAATTTATGATTTGCTTAGATGCATTTGTAGTTATATCTTCAGGAATAGCTAGTCAAAATATTGAAATAGCACTTTATTCTGCTATAGCATTGTACGTGGTTGTAAAAGTAGCTGATGCTATAATGGAAGGGTTCGATTATTCAAAAGCATTCTTTATAATATCAAATCATTCTGACGATATAAAAAGCGTCATAACTAGAGAGCTAGATAGAGGACTTACGGTACTAGATGGTAGAGGTGGTTATACAAATGAAGAAAAGCAAGTTCTTCTAGTTGTAGTATCAAAGAACCAGGAAGTTTATTTGAAAAAGCTTGTTAAAACAGCAGATCCATCTGCATTTATAATTGTAAGTAATGTTCATGAAGTTTTAGGAGAAGGTTTCAAAAAACTTGAAAATTAA
- the trmB gene encoding tRNA (guanosine(46)-N7)-methyltransferase TrmB — translation MRRRKVKGADQKLLSYTDYVLRDDINELKGKWNEKFKNNNPIYVEFGTGRGKFITTLAKQNPDVNYIAFEIKEEVLIKAVEKADELKLDNILFAWADVSNVLDYFEEGELSRIYVNFCDPWPKKRWAKRRLTHSNFLNKYKLLLNKDGEVHFKTDNEKLFEFSLNEISGNDWTLKNISLNLAESDFENITTEYEDKFMSYGMKIFRCEARKR, via the coding sequence ATGAGAAGAAGAAAAGTAAAAGGTGCAGATCAAAAACTTTTAAGTTACACAGATTATGTACTTAGAGATGACATAAATGAGTTAAAAGGTAAATGGAATGAAAAGTTTAAAAATAATAATCCTATATATGTAGAGTTTGGTACAGGTCGTGGAAAATTTATAACAACTTTAGCTAAGCAAAACCCAGATGTAAATTATATTGCTTTTGAAATAAAAGAAGAAGTATTAATAAAGGCTGTTGAAAAAGCAGATGAATTAAAGTTAGATAATATATTATTTGCTTGGGCAGATGTTAGCAATGTACTTGATTACTTTGAAGAGGGAGAATTATCAAGAATTTATGTTAATTTCTGTGATCCTTGGCCTAAGAAAAGATGGGCTAAAAGAAGATTAACTCATTCTAACTTCTTAAATAAATATAAGTTATTATTAAATAAAGATGGTGAGGTTCACTTTAAAACAGATAATGAAAAATTGTTTGAATTTAGTTTAAATGAAATATCTGGTAATGATTGGACTCTTAAGAACATATCTTTAAACTTGGCTGAAAGTGATTTTGAAAATATTACAACAGAATATGAAGATAAATTTATGTCATATGGTATGAAAATTTTTAGATGTGAAGCTAGAAAAAGATAA